A stretch of DNA from Streptomyces venezuelae:
AGGGTCCGCAGGATGCGCGCGCGTTCACGGCCGACGGTGCCGGCGGCGGCGATGGTCCGTGCTCCGCCGAGGGCCTCGGCGAGCCGCCGGGCGATGCCGAGCTGGAGCTGCTGGTAGCGGGTGACGGTGGCGGCCGAGTCGCGGGCGAAGGCCCGGAGCAGCGCGAGCAGCAGCGGCATTCCGGCGAGGAAGGCCAGGGCGGTCCACAGGTCGATGAGGAACAGGGCGATGAGTCCGCCGAGCGGGGGCAGCAGTGCCACCACGCCGCCGGCGGCGGTGGCGGGCACGGTACCGGCTTCGGTGGCGTGTGCCGTGAGCCGGGCGGCGAGGTCGCCGGGCGGGAAGCGGGCCGCGTGGTGCGGGGCGGCGGTGAGCAGCCGGCCGAGGGCCCGGGTGCGGAGCCAGGCGGTGGAACGGGCGCCGACGGTTCCGGTCAGGCGGGCCGCGGCGGCGTCCAGGAGCACATCGGCGGTGATGAGCGCGGCGCACAGGGCGGTCCAGGCGGGGGCGGCGGCGTCCCGTGCGAGCAGCAGGTCCAGGGTGTGGCCGAGGAGGGCCGGTTCGGCCAGCGCGGTGGCGGCCGAGGCGGCGGCGCAGCCGGTGAGGGCGGCGGCCGGGCCGGCACTGTGCCGCGCGGCTGCGGCGAGGGCCTGATCGGCGGCCCGCGAGGCGGCCTTCGGATCGGCGGCCGTCGGGTCGGCGGGCTTCCGGTCGGCGGCCTTCGGGTCGGCGGGCTTCCGGTCGGCGGGCCGTGCGGTCGGCAGGGGCTCGGTGGTCATGCGCAGGCCTCCCGGTCCGCGGCCCTGCGGGCCCGGCCGGTCGGGGACCGGCCGGGCCGCACGGTTGCGACTAGTTACAGGTCGTGATGCTCAGGCTGCTGTCGCCGCAGAGCAGCAGGCTGGCGCGGCTGCCGCCGCCACCGGTGAGCCCGGCCTCGGTGGTCTCTTCCTTGATGGTCTCCATCGACTGCAGGTCGAGAAGGGTCATGTCGATTCCTTTCACTCGTGGGTGCTGGTCGGTGGGTCACGATCCCGTTCGGGACCGGTTCAGGGGCCGCGGAAGCGGCGGGAGGAACGGCAGCTGGGCGCGGACCGCGGGGGCGGCGCTGCCGAGGGCGAGCAGGGTGCCGGCGGTGCCCGTGGCGAGGTCCATGGACAGCCGCATCAACTGCTCGCCGGGGAAGGCCAGATGGCTTTGGTAGGGCACGGCGTGCCGGGCGAGCGCCTCGATCTGGCGGTCGATGTCGGCCTGCTCGGTGCCGGGGCCCGTGCAGGTCGTGCGGGCCAGGTAGAGCACCATGCCGGCGGCGCCGCGGAACAGGCCGGGCTGGGCGTAGAAGGTGGCCTGTGCCGCCCGTACGATCTGCCGGCGCGCCTGCTCGAAGGACTCGTCGGGGGTGTGCCGGAGGTAGTCGTCGAGGACCATGCCGATGCCGACGCTGCCGGAGCCGAGATAGGGCATGGTGCGCCAGCCCTCGTTCACCTGGAGGGTCCCGAAGGCACTGGTCACGCAGGCGCCGAGGTCGCGGCGCAGGCATGCGGCGGCGAGGTCGAGCAACTCCCGGTCGCCGAGGCGCTCGTAGAGGCGCAGGAAGAGCAGGGCGGGTCCGGAGGCCCCGTGGAGCAGCCCGGCCTTCCGGCCCGGCGCGGAACCGTCGGTGCCGTCGGTGCGGTCGGTGCCGTCGGTGCGGATGGCGTCGGCGACGAGTCCGGCGCAGCGCAGGGCCGCTTCGTGCAGCCCCGTTTCGCCGGTGGCGGTGCCGAGGGCGTCGAGGGCGAGGCCGATGCCGGCGAGCCCGCTGTGCAGGTCGGGTGCGGCGGCGTCCCACGACTGCCCGGTGATCCGCTCCGCCAGTTCCAGGGCCCGCTCGGGGTGGCCGAGCCGCTCCAGGGTCCAGGCGAGGCCGGCGAGGCCGTCGTAGAAGCCGGGCGGGGTGCCGGAGGCGGGGTCCTTGGTGCGGTCCAGCAGCCATTCCTCCGCCTCCGGCCACGGTGAGTGGCCGGTCTCGGCGAGGGCGTAGAGCACACCGGCCGCGCCGTAGCCGACGCTGAGGCCGCCGCCGGGGTGGGCGAACTGGGCTATGTCGCCCGGGAAGAACCGGTCTTCCCGGTCGGGTGTGGCGGCGGCCGTGATCGCCGCGGCCAGCGAGTCCCGGCTTGCGGGCCACTCCCCCGGTGGGACCGGGAGATACGGTTCGGCGGGCTGGGGTCCGGGTGAGCCGTCCGGCCCGGCGAGGATCTCCGCCACCGCTTCGTCCAGGTAGTCCCGGGGTACCGGGAACTGCTCGGCGGCGATCGCGGCGAGATGGGCCGCCTTGCTGCGGTCCAGTACGAGCAGGCTGGTCAGCGGCAGGAAGAGGGCCAGGCGCAGGCAGGCGAGCGCATAGCGGTCCACGGAGAATCCGCGTCGGTCGGCGGGTGCCACGAAGGCGGGGTTGGCGACGGTCTGGCGCGAGCCGTCGGCGCCGTCCGCGGCGGCCTCGAAGTCGAGCAGCCACACGGTCGGGCCGTCCCCGGCACCGTCCCCGCCGCCGCTCTCCCCCGCGCCCTCGCCCTCGTATCCGCCCTCGCCCTCGTACCCGCCCTCGTCCTCGTACCCGCCTTCGTCCTCCCGGACCATGACGTTGAACAGGTGCAGGTCGTTGAAGACGATCCCGCGGGCGTGCACGGCCGCCACCGCCTCCGACACCTTGCGGTGCACGGCCATCGCCCACCGGGTGTAGGCGGCGAGTTCGGCCGGGTCGGGATCCGCCTCGATCAGCGGGTGGCGGCGGGCGAAGAAGGTGTTGAGGGGTTTGCCGTCGAGGTATTCCAGCGCCAGGAAGTGGTGCTCGCCGATGGTGAAGGCGTCCCGCACGGCGGGTACGCAGTCCAGGCCCGCCAGCCGTTCCAGCGCCTGCTGTTCCCGGTGCAGCCGGGTCACCGCGTCCGCGCCGTCGGCGGCCAGTCCGGCGTACGGGCGTGCCTCCTTGAGCACCACGCGCTCGCCGGTGCGGCTGTCGCGGGCCAGGTAGACGCCGCCGCCGTTGGAGAAGTGCAGGGCCCGCTCGACGGAGTACGGGAGGTCCGCCAGGGTG
This window harbors:
- a CDS encoding SapB/AmfS family lanthipeptide, which gives rise to MTLLDLQSMETIKEETTEAGLTGGGGSRASLLLCGDSSLSITTCN
- the lanKC gene encoding class III lanthionine synthetase LanKC; protein product: MNKGYAVFCDADRWFYDAPYRRTEDGGYPAGTAAVPEGWQSHRTGDWLAWRPVEHRLPAQGWKIHVSATLDNAESVLDRVRDYCVPRRIAFKFVPSRHLLHNRNAKYADRAGAGKFVTVYPADTEEFGRIAADLDVLLGGEPGPYILSDLRWGRGPVYVRYGSFTLRHCHDERGELVPAIEDPEGRLVPDPRGPVFRLPEWVTPPEFLRPHLDARSAVTLADLPYSVERALHFSNGGGVYLARDSRTGERVVLKEARPYAGLAADGADAVTRLHREQQALERLAGLDCVPAVRDAFTIGEHHFLALEYLDGKPLNTFFARRHPLIEADPDPAELAAYTRWAMAVHRKVSEAVAAVHARGIVFNDLHLFNVMVREDEGGYEDEGGYEGEGGYEGEGAGESGGGDGAGDGPTVWLLDFEAAADGADGSRQTVANPAFVAPADRRGFSVDRYALACLRLALFLPLTSLLVLDRSKAAHLAAIAAEQFPVPRDYLDEAVAEILAGPDGSPGPQPAEPYLPVPPGEWPASRDSLAAAITAAATPDREDRFFPGDIAQFAHPGGGLSVGYGAAGVLYALAETGHSPWPEAEEWLLDRTKDPASGTPPGFYDGLAGLAWTLERLGHPERALELAERITGQSWDAAAPDLHSGLAGIGLALDALGTATGETGLHEAALRCAGLVADAIRTDGTDRTDGTDGSAPGRKAGLLHGASGPALLFLRLYERLGDRELLDLAAACLRRDLGACVTSAFGTLQVNEGWRTMPYLGSGSVGIGMVLDDYLRHTPDESFEQARRQIVRAAQATFYAQPGLFRGAAGMVLYLARTTCTGPGTEQADIDRQIEALARHAVPYQSHLAFPGEQLMRLSMDLATGTAGTLLALGSAAPAVRAQLPFLPPLPRPLNRSRTGS